One window of Candidatus Eisenbacteria bacterium genomic DNA carries:
- a CDS encoding ATP-binding protein — MSARTVSTELVAALKRLRLGGLLPTLAERFTLAEKEDTPYEDLLLLLLVDEISRRDSNASTRRAEQAGLDPDMVLERWDKSAKVTYDRRVMNELVSLRFVEDHRNAVILGPVGVGKTFLANALGHLCCRAGFHVRLLRADALLRLLKQSRMDNSREAVMTQLATVDVLLIDDFALEPMSREESRDIYQLFVERNARFSTVVTSNRDTAEWIATFDDALLAQSAVDRFKNNAFDLVVDGESYRSRLKPDIDKLPPPPSAPVKKVPVHPRTKAAARRR, encoded by the coding sequence ATGAGCGCGCGCACCGTCAGCACCGAGTTGGTGGCCGCGCTCAAGCGCCTTCGCCTCGGCGGATTGCTGCCCACCCTGGCCGAGCGATTCACCCTCGCCGAGAAGGAGGACACTCCCTACGAGGACCTGCTCTTGCTGCTCCTCGTCGACGAGATCTCGCGGCGGGATAGCAACGCTTCCACCCGGCGAGCCGAGCAGGCCGGACTGGATCCGGACATGGTGCTTGAGCGCTGGGACAAGAGCGCGAAGGTGACCTACGACCGCCGGGTCATGAACGAGCTCGTCTCCCTTCGCTTCGTCGAGGATCATCGCAACGCTGTGATCCTCGGTCCTGTCGGCGTCGGGAAGACCTTCCTCGCGAACGCGCTCGGTCACCTCTGCTGCCGCGCCGGCTTTCATGTCCGGCTCCTGCGCGCCGATGCGCTTCTGCGTTTGCTCAAGCAGAGCCGCATGGACAATTCACGCGAGGCCGTCATGACCCAGCTCGCCACCGTCGACGTGCTCCTCATCGACGATTTCGCGCTGGAGCCAATGAGCCGCGAGGAGAGCAGGGACATCTACCAGCTCTTCGTCGAGCGCAATGCGCGCTTCTCGACCGTCGTGACCAGCAATCGCGACACGGCCGAGTGGATCGCCACCTTCGACGACGCCCTGCTCGCCCAGAGTGCCGTCGATCGATTCAAGAACAACGCCTTCGACCTCGTCGTCGACGGCGAGTCCTACCGATCGCGGCTCAAGCCCGACATCGACAAGCTGCCCCCTCCGCCTTCGGCTCCGGTGAAGAAGGTCCCAGTCCACCCACGTACCAAAGCCGCCGCTCGCCGCCGATGA